A genomic window from Herbiconiux aconitum includes:
- a CDS encoding Rossmann-like and DUF2520 domain-containing protein yields MRPAERTGRLGVGIIGAGRVGPVLGAALAGAGHAIVGIAAISDESRERADAMLPGVPILTIPDLVERSELVVLAVPSSELGSLIAGLAETGTWQMGQLVLHTAPEFGADVFAPARPAGVIPLAVHPAMAFTGTSVDLARLAGAYFAVTAPTPVLPIAQALVVEMGGEPVVVAEADRAAYAEAIETATTFSTAIVDQAAGILTGIGIELPGRVLAPLVRSSVENALARTGGTVPE; encoded by the coding sequence GTGAGGCCGGCCGAACGAACCGGGCGTCTCGGCGTCGGAATCATCGGTGCCGGGCGGGTCGGACCGGTTCTCGGCGCCGCCCTCGCCGGCGCGGGTCACGCGATCGTGGGCATAGCCGCCATCTCCGACGAGAGTCGGGAGCGTGCCGATGCGATGCTGCCGGGGGTGCCCATCCTCACCATTCCCGACCTGGTCGAGCGCAGTGAACTCGTGGTTCTGGCCGTGCCGTCGTCGGAGCTCGGCTCGCTGATCGCGGGTCTCGCCGAGACCGGCACCTGGCAGATGGGTCAGCTCGTGCTGCACACGGCGCCGGAGTTCGGCGCCGACGTGTTCGCACCGGCTCGCCCGGCCGGCGTCATCCCGCTCGCCGTGCATCCGGCGATGGCGTTCACCGGAACGAGCGTCGACCTGGCCCGCCTCGCGGGCGCCTACTTCGCGGTCACCGCTCCCACACCCGTGCTGCCGATCGCCCAGGCGCTCGTCGTGGAGATGGGCGGAGAGCCGGTGGTGGTGGCCGAGGCCGATCGCGCGGCCTATGCCGAGGCGATCGAGACGGCCACCACGTTCTCGACCGCGATCGTCGATCAGGCGGCCGGCATCCTCACCGGCATCGGCATCGAACTCCCCGGCCGGGTGCTCGCGCCGCTCGTGCGCTCCTCGGTGGAGAACGCGCTGGCGCGCACGGGGGGCACGGTTCCCGAGTAG
- the panC gene encoding pantoate--beta-alanine ligase yields MTVADVRREIDDAATRKRATGVAVPAAGRARVALVPTLGALHAGHLALVDRAAEIADIVVVSIFVNPLQFNDPADLERYPRDLEGDLRTLAGHGVDIVFAPLVDELYPHGDSQTRVTAGRVGTLFEGRSRPGHFDGVLTVVAKLINAVGPQRILFGQKDAQQVFLVSQMIADLNMPVSVEVVETVRDSDELALSSRNRFLDARERRAALTLPHMLEAAESAADRGIDAVLAAAQSAAMGEALVSVDYLAVVHPETFLPVDDDYRGPARAIVAARVGDTRLIDNTPLYLG; encoded by the coding sequence ATGACGGTGGCGGATGTCCGCCGCGAGATCGATGACGCGGCGACGCGCAAGAGGGCGACGGGAGTTGCCGTGCCGGCCGCCGGTCGCGCGCGGGTCGCGCTGGTGCCCACCCTGGGTGCGCTGCACGCCGGGCATCTCGCGCTCGTCGACCGCGCGGCCGAGATCGCCGACATCGTCGTGGTGTCGATCTTCGTCAATCCGCTGCAGTTCAATGATCCAGCCGATCTCGAGCGCTACCCTCGCGATCTCGAGGGCGACCTGCGAACCCTCGCCGGTCACGGTGTCGACATCGTGTTCGCGCCCCTCGTCGATGAGTTGTATCCGCACGGCGACTCCCAGACGCGGGTCACCGCCGGCCGGGTCGGCACGCTCTTCGAGGGCCGCAGTCGCCCGGGCCATTTCGATGGCGTGCTCACCGTGGTGGCGAAGCTGATCAACGCGGTCGGGCCGCAGCGCATCCTGTTCGGGCAGAAGGATGCGCAGCAGGTCTTCCTGGTGTCGCAGATGATCGCCGACCTGAACATGCCGGTCTCGGTCGAGGTCGTCGAGACCGTTCGCGATTCCGACGAGCTCGCGCTCTCCAGCCGTAACCGCTTCCTCGACGCGCGTGAGCGTCGTGCGGCGCTCACGCTGCCGCACATGCTCGAGGCCGCCGAGTCGGCCGCCGACCGGGGGATCGACGCCGTGCTCGCGGCCGCGCAATCGGCGGCGATGGGCGAGGCGCTGGTCTCCGTCGACTACTTGGCGGTCGTGCATCCGGAGACCTTCCTGCCGGTCGACGACGACTACCGCGGTCCGGCCCGAGCGATCGTGGCGGCCCGGGTCGGCGACACCCGCCTGATCGACAACACCCCCCTTTACCTGGGCTGA